The Juglans regia cultivar Chandler chromosome 2, Walnut 2.0, whole genome shotgun sequence genome includes a window with the following:
- the LOC108999286 gene encoding putative DNA glycosylase At3g47830, with amino-acid sequence MQKPRKRKQPEYRQRPQPRTKPSIPSISLGKPPNDPYPTHPRPTPEECRAVRDDLLAFHGFPQEFAKYRRQQPNSSLDQANGFLKSELLDGDAKETVLDGLVKTVLSQNTTEVNSERAFESLKSAFPTWEDVLAAESKCIENSIRSGGLAPTKASCIKNILSCLLEKKGKLCLEYLRDLSVDEIKAELSQFKGIGPKTVACVLMFHLQQDDFPVDTHVFEIAKAISWVPAVADRNKTYLHLNKWIPNELKFDLNCLLYTHGKLCRRCTKKVDKQQTKESQDNPCPLLKYCNNS; translated from the exons ATGCAGAAACCCCGCAAAAGGAAGCAGCCCGAGTATCGCCAGCGGCCCCAGCCTCGAACCAAACCATCCATACCCTCCATTTCCCTCGGCAAACCCCCCAACGACCCGTATCCGACCCACCCTCGACCCACCCCAGAAGAATGCCGAGCCGTACGGGACGATCTGTTGGCTTTCCATGGCTTCCCCCAAGAGTTTGCCAAGTACCGCAGACAACAACCAAATTCTTCTCTCGATCAGGCTAATGGTTTTCTGAAATCAGAGCTCTTAGATGGGGATGCCAAGGAGACAGTTTTGGACGGTTTGGTTAAAACTGTCCTCTCCCAGAACACTACGGAAGTTAATTCTGAGAGGGCTTTTGAGTCTCTCAAGTCTGCTTTTCCCACTTGGGAAGAT GTCCTTGCTGCTGAATCCAAATGTATAGAGAATTCCATAAGAAGTGGAGGTCTGGCGCCGACCAAGGCATCCTGCATTAAAAATATACTGAGTTGCTTGCTTGAGAAAAAAGGCAAATTATGCTTGGAGTACTTGCGAGACTTGTCGGTTGATGAAATTAAGGCTGAGCTCTCCCAATTCAAAGGGATTGGCCCCAAAACG GTGGCTTGTGTTTTGATGTTCCATCTTCAGCAAGATGATTTTCCAGTGGACACACAT GTATTTGAGATTGCGAAGGCCATTAGTTGGGTACCAGCTGTGGCTGATAGGAATAAGACATATCTTCATCTCAATAAATGGATCCCAAATGAACTCAAGTTTGATCTGAACTGTCTTCTGTATACACATGGTAAGCTCTGCCGCAGATGCACCAAGAAAGTGGATAAGCAGCAAACAAAGGAATCCCAGGATAACCCCTGTCCTCTATTAAAGTACTGCAATAACTCTTAG